The DNA window CATCCTCCCTCGTGGTCACCGGCTGCAGCGCCGGTGGCGGCGGGGGAGCGGTCACCTTCCTGGTGGACAACGACCCCAACACCATCGCCGCCACCGAATCGCTCATCTCCGCCTTCAACTCCTCGCAGACCGAGCACGAGTTCACGATGGAGTCGCGGCCCGGAGGCACCGAGGGCGACAACCTCGTCAAGACCCGCCTCAGCACGCAGGACATGCCCGACGCGTTCTCCTACAACTCGGGGTCGCTCTTCCAGGCGATACGTCCGGTGCAGAACCTGCTCGACCTCTCGGATCAGCCGTGGGTGAAGCGGCTCGCAGAGGCCTTCCCGGCGTCCGTCACGGCCGAGGGCAAGGTCTACGGAGCACCGCACGGCGGATCGAACTCCGGCGGGATCTGGTACCACAAGCCCACCTATGAGGAGCTCGGCCTCGAGGTCCCGCTCACCTGGGATGACTTCATCGCCAACGCGCAGGCCGCGAAGTCCGCCGGGAAGCATGGAGTGATCCAGAGCTACGGCGACACCTACACCTCGCAGTTCCTGGTCCTGGCCGACTATCACAACGTCGCCACCGCCAATCCCGACTTCGCCGACCAGTACACCGCGAACCAGGTGGGTTTCGCGGACGACCCGGCGGCCTTCGCGTCGTTCCAGCACATCGAGCAGATCGCCAAGGAGGGCCTGCTCAACGAGGACTACGTGTCCACGACGCTCGAGCAGGCGATCGCCTACCTGGCCACGGGCGAGGGCACCCACTATCCGTTCTTCGCCAGCGGCATCTCCGAGATCAAGGCCAACCACCCCGAGCAGCTCGAGGACGTCGGGTTCTTCGCGATGCCGGGGACGGATGCCTCCACCAACGGACTCACCGTCTGGATCCCCAACGGCCTCTACATCCCGGGCACCGCCGAGAACCCGGACGCGGCGAAGGCGTTCCTGGAGTTCGTCACCAGCGCCGAGGGCCTGGGCGCCATGGCCGAGGGCTCCCAGCCCACAGGGCCGTACATGGTCTCCGACGTCCCGCTGCCCGATGACATCCCCACGGCGATCGCCGAGCTGCAGGAGTACTTCGATACCGAGGGCGCCACCACTCCCGCGCTCGAGTTCGTCTCCCCGGTGAAGGGACCGAACCTGGAGAACATCCTCATCGAGCTGGGCACCGGCTCCATCGACGCGAAGACGGCCGCCGAGCGGTACGACCAGGACGTCGAGAAGCAGGCCCAGCAGCTCGGCCTGGAGGGCTGGTGAGCTGATGGCCCTCGCTGTGAACCCCGATATCCGGTCCCGACCCGTCGACGCCCCGGAACCCGCGCGGCGCAGGAGCAGCTACCTCGCCGCGGCGTATCCCCTCTGGTACTACCTGCCGGCCGCGCTGCTCTTCCTCGTGTTCTTCGCGGTGCCGACCTTCGCCTCCTTCTTCTTCAGCCTGACCAGGTGGAGCCTCTTCGACTGGGAGTTCATCGGCCTGGAGAACTTCCGGCAGTTCCTCTCCGAGCCGCAGCTGATCGGCTCGCTGCGGAACACGGTGGTCTATGCCTTCCTCACCAGCGGCGCGAAGGTCGTGCTGGGGATGGCTCTGGGACTCCTGCTCACCTCCGAGATCCGGGCACGGGGCCTGCTGCGGTCCCTCGTGTTCTTCCCGGTCCTCGTCTCCACGATCGGCGTGGGCGTCATGTTCACGACGATGATGCATCCGACCGACGGCCTGCTCAACACGACGCTCGCACTCGTCGGCATCGAGGGGCCGAAGTGGCTCGCCGATCCTCAGCTGGCGCTGATCTCGGTGGCCCTGGTCGACATCTGGAAGGGCGTGGGCCTGGCCACCGTCATCTACATGGCGGGCATCGTCGCCGTGCCGTCGGAGTACTACGAGGCGGCCCGGGTCGACGGCTCCGGCGGATGGAGCACCTTCCGCCACATCACGCTCCCGCTGGTGCGGCCCGCGACGTTCACCGTCATCACGCTCTCGCTCATCGGCGGGCTGCGCAGCTTCGACCTGATCTGGGCGATGACCAGCGGCGGTCCTGGATTCGCCTCCGACGTGATCGCCTCGGTGGTCTACAAGCAGTACCAGGCCGGCTTCTACGGGCTCTCGACGGCGGGCAACGTGATCATGTTCCTCGTCGTCATGGTGATCGTGCTCCCCCTGAACTACTTCATGCGCCGCGCGGAGGTCGACCAATGAGAAACCGGATCCGAGTCAACCTCGTCAGCGCGCTGACCCCCGTCGTCTTCCTCATCGTCTTCGTCGTTCCCTTCCTGCTGGTCCTCGTCAACGCCGTGAAGGATCGGCAGGAGGCCTCGGAGCTGAACCTCTCCCTCCCCAGCTCGTTCCATCTGGTCGAGAACCTCCGGGAGGTGTTCGAGGCCCGCGACTACATGCTGGTCACAGCGATGGTGAACAGCACCGTGCTCACCATGACGAGCGTGGCGGGCATGGTCATCGTGGCGGCGATGGTGGGATTCGTGCTCCAGCGCCGACGCAGCAGGATCAACGGCCTCGTCAACGCGGCCGTGCTGATGGGACTGATCGTGCCGCCGGCCGTCGTCCCCACGATCTGGGTGCTCCAGTCGATCGGGCTGTTCAAGACGCTGCCCGGTCTCATCCTCGTGGAGATGACCTTCGGCATCTCGTTCTGTGTGCTGCTGTTCCGCGCCTTCATGTCGACGGTCCCCAAGACCCTCGACGAGGCGGCGATCATCGACGGCTGCGGGCCGCTGCGCCTGTTCTTCCAGGTGATCCTCCCGCTCCTGAAGCCCACCGTCGTGACGGTGATCGTGGTGCAGTCCGTGGCGGTGTTCAACGACTTCGTCCACCCGCTGTACTTCCTCCCCGGGGAGAAGAACGCGACCGTGCAGCTCACCCTCTACAACTTCATGAGCCAGTACTCCACCCAGTGGAACCTGCTGTTCATGAACATCCTCCTGATCACGATCCCCCCGCTGCTGGTCTTCCTCTTCTTCAACCGGCAGATCGTCGCGGGGATGACCTCCGGAGCGGTGAAGGGTTGAGCTCGGCACAACCGGCCAGGTGGGCGCGGCGTCAGGACGGCGTGCGGCGGGTGAGAGACGCTAAAGTCGCAGGATCCAGGGCTCTCCAGATCTCGACCGATCGGATCTACACCGGGGAGCCCTGCGAGCCGAGCGAGGGGAGTGGGCCGTGGCCGGAGGCCGTCTGGTGAGCATGAAGGACGTCGCGCGGCGCGCAGGCGTCTCCGTGGGCACCGTCTCCAACGTCCTGAACCGCCCCGAGATCGTCTCCGGGGACCGCCGCGAACGGGTCGAGGCGGCGATCTCCGAGCTCGGGTATGTGCGCAACGACGCGGCGCGTCAGCTCAAGCTGGGCCAGTCCCGCACCGTCGGCGCCATCGTGCTGGACTCCGCGAACCCGTTCTACGGCCAGCTCGTGGGCGGTATCGAGGGCGCCGCGGAGGACTCGCAGCTGATGGTGATCGCCGGCAGCACCGGCAACCGCGAGCAGCGGGAGCGCCTGTACCTCTCGCTGTTCGAGGAGCAGCGCGTGCGTGGGATCCTGCTCGCCTCCACCGGAGGCAGCGCCGAGCTGGTCGCGGCCATCCGCGGTCGCGGCACCCCGGTGGTGCTCGTGGAGAGCGAGCCCGGCGCCCACGGCTCCTCCGTGCGCGTGGACGACATCGCCGGCGGCCGGATCGCCGTCGAGCACCTCGCCGGCCTGGGCCGCCGACGGATCGGGGTCGTCGCCGCGCGCCAGGACCTCCGTCAGGTCGCCGACCGGCTGCGCGGGGCTCGAGCGGCCGCGGAGGCCGCCGGGATCGGATTCGAGGTCATCGAGGCCGAGGACCTCTCCGTGCTCGCCGGCCGCACCGTCGGTGAGGCCGTGGTGGCCCGGCCGCGCGCGGAGCGGCCCGACGCCGTGTTCTGCGTCAACGACCTGCTCGCGGTGGGCGTGCTGCAGGCCTTCGCCTTCCGCCACCAGGTCGCCGTCCCGGAGGAGATCGCCCTGGTGGGCTACGACGACATCGCCTTCGCCCGCTCCACCGTGGTGCCGTTGACCTCCGTCTCCCAGCCCGCGGACCTCATGGGCCGCACCGCCCTCGCACTCCTCGAGGAGGAGATCGCGAGCCCCGAGGCCCCGCCGCGGCAGGTGAGCTTCACGCCGACGCTGGTGGAGCGGGAGTCGACGATCGGCTGATCCTCGGGATGGGACGCTCAGGCCCCCGGCACGAACTCCTCCAGCTCCACGCTCGCCCGCACCAGCTCCCGGATCGCCCCGGGCTCGTCGGCGATCGCGCCGAGGGCGCGGCACTGCAGCGCCACGTTCCCCAGCGCGGTCGCCTCCATGGGGCCGGCGACCACGTCGATCCCCAGCGCCTCGGCGGTGAGGCGGTTCAGCAGCGCGTTGCGGCTGCCCCCGCCCACCACGTGCAGCCGCTCCGGGAGCGGCACCTCGGCGAGACGGCACGCGGCGTGCAGCTCCTCGCGGTAGGTCTCGGCGAGGGACTCGAGGATGCAGCGCACCAGCTGGGCGGGGGTGCGCGGGGCCTCGTCCTCGCCGGCCAGCGGTCGGGCCGCGGCGGTGACGCGGTCGGCCATCCGGCCGGGGGCGAGGAAGTCCGGGTCGGTGGGGTCGATCCGGAAGCGGTCGCCCGGCACGGCGGCGGCCGCCTCCAGCAGGTCCGCGAGGTCGACGTGCGCGCCGTCCTCCTCCCACTGTCGGATCGACTCGCTGACCAGCCACATCCCGGCGACGTTCTTCAGCAGGCGCACGGTGCCGCCCACTCCGCCCTCGTTGGTGAAGCCGGCCTTCCGGGCCTCCTCGGTGAGCACCGGGGCGTCGAGCTCGAGCCCGATGAGGGACCACGTGCCGGAGGAGATGTAGGCGACCGGGCCGGTGCCGGGGGAGGGGACGGCGAGCACCGCCGAGGCGGTGTCGTGGGACCCGACGGCGATCACCGGCACCTCGCCGATCCCGAGCCGCTCGGCGAGCTCCGGCCGCACCGTGCCGAGCTGCTCTCCGGGGTGGATCAGCGGGGCGAACAGCGAACGGTCCGCCCCGACGGCGTCGAGGAGCTCGTCTTTCCAGTCCTCGCCGTCGGCGGCGAGCAGACCGGTGGTCGAGGCGTTGGTGCGCTCCGTGCGACGTCGGCCGGTGAGGAGGAACCCGACGAGATCCGGGACCAGCAGCAGCGTGCTGCCCTCCGGCAGATCCGTCAGGCGATCCTCCGCGGCGAGCTGGTAGGCGGTGTTGAAGGGCTGCTGCGCGATGCCGGTCAGCGCGAACTGACGCTCGCGCGAGACCTGCTGCGCGACCCGCTCGGCGACGCCGTCTGTACGGGAGTCGCGGTAGGCGACGACCTCCCCGATCAGCGCCCCGTCGCCCGCGTCTCCGTCGGGGCCGACGACTCCGTAGTCCACCGCCCAGGAATCCACGCCGATCGAGGCGAGGCCCGGGAGCCCGCGCACCAGCGCGAGATCGTGCGCGTCGGCGAGGCCCTGACGGATCTCCGCCCACAGCGCGTCGAGGTCCCAGCTCAGGTGGCCGTCACGCTCCACCAGCCGGTTCTCGAAGCGATGCGCGGGCACCAGGTCGATCCGGCCGTCCTCGAGCACCCCGAGCATCACCCGGCCGGAGGTCGCCCCGAGATCGACCGCCGCGACCCCGAGCGGCGCGGCCGCCCGCTCGGCACCCGTCGGCCCCGCACCCGTCGGCCCCGCCATCTCCCCGCGCCGGCGCGGTTCGGACCCACCAGCGGGTTCAGAACCGCGCCTCGGCGGCGCGTGGCCGTCGCCGAGGGACCCCGCGCTCATCGCAGGAATGCCGCGGCGACCCCGGCGTCGACCGGGATGTGCAGGCCCGTGGTGTGCGAGAGGTCCCCGGCGGTCAGCGCGAACACGGCGTTGGCGACGTTCGCAGGGAGCACCTCGCGCTTCAGGAGCGTGCGCTGGGCGTAGTACTCGCCGAGCTTCTCCTCCTCGACGCCGTACACCTTCGCGCGGCTCGCGCCCCAGCCACCGGCGAAGATGCCGGAGCCGCGCACCACCCCGTCGGGGTTGATGCCGTTGACGCGGATCTGATGCCCGCCGAGCTCGGCGGCGAGCAGCCGCACCTGATGCGCCTGGTCCGCCTTCGTGGCCGAGTAGGCGATGTTGTTCGGGCCGGCGAACACGGAGTTCTTCGAGGAGATGTAGATGATGTCCCCGCCCATGGCCTGGTCGATCATCACCCGCGCCGTCTCCCGGGAGACCAGGAAGCTGCCGCGCGCCATGACGTCGTGCTGCAGGTCCCAGTCCTTCGCCGTGGTCTCCAGCAGCGGCTTGGACAGCGAGAGCCCGGCGTTGTTGACGATGAGGTCCAGGCCGCCGAAGGCGAGCACCGCCTCGGCCACCATGGCGATCACGGCCTGCTCGTCGGAGACGTCGGCCCGCAGCGCCACGGCGCGGTCGCGGCCGCCCAGCTCCTCGGCGGTGGCCTGCGCGTTCTCGAGGTTCAGGTCCGCGATGACCACGCAGGCGCCCTCGGCGACGAGCCGCTCCGCGGTGGCCTTGCCGATGCCGGAGCCGCCGCCGGTCACGAGCGCCACGCGGGTGGCGAGCGGCTTCGTTGCGGGGCGGCGCTGCAGCTTCGCCTCCTCGAGGGCCCAGTACTCGATCCGGAACTTCTCCGACTCCTCGATGGGGGAGTAGGTGGAGATCGCCTCGGCGCCGCGCATCACCCCGATCGCGTTGACGTAGAACTCGCCGGCCACGCGGGCCGTCTGCGCGTCGGCCCCGAAGGAGAACATGCCCACGCCCGGGACCAGCACGATCGCCGGATCCGCGCCGCGCATCGCGGGGGAGTCCGGCGCGGCGTGCCGCTCGTAGTACGCCGAGTAGTCGGCCCGGTACTGCTCGTGCAGCTCCTTCAGCCGCGCCACCGAGTCATCGACCGGGGCGTCCGCGGGGAGATCCAGCACCAGCGGCTTCACCTTGGTGCGCAGGAAGTGGTCCGGGCAGGAGGTGCCGAGCTCGGCGAGCGGGGCGAGCTTCTCGCTCGCGAGGAACTCGTGGACGGCCTCGGTGTCCGTCCAGCGGCCCACCATCGGGGCGTCCGTGGAGGCGAGCCCGCGAATCACGGGGAACAGGGCCGACGCCTTCGCGCGGCGCTCCGCCTCGGGCAGCGCCGCGCGGCTCCCGTCATGCGTCCCGAAGGGCTCCGCCGTCCCGGTGCGCTCGATGAACGCGGTCGCCTCGGCGATGATCCGCAGCGAGTTGGCCTGCGCCTCCTGGGAGGTCTCGCCCCAGGCGGTGATGCCGTGACCGCCGAGGATGCAGCCGATCGCCTGCGGGTTCTCGCGCTTGATCGCCGCGATGTCCAGGCCCAGCTGGAAGCCGGGACGGCGCCACGGCACCCACGCCACCGCGTCGCCGAAGCACTCGCGGGTCAGGCGCTCGCCGTCGGCCGCGGTGGCGAGCGCGATCCCGGCATCGGGGTGCAGGTGGTCCACATGGGGTGCATCCACGAGCGCGTGCATCGCGGTGTCGATCGACGGGGCCGCGCCGCCCCTGCCGTGCAGGCAGTAGTCGAAGGCGCCGACCATCTCGTCCTCGCGCTCCACGCCCGGGTACACGTCCGCCAGGGCGCGCACGCGGTCCAGGCGCAGCACGGCCAGGCCTTTCTCCTGCAGGGTGCCGAGGTCGCCGCCGGAGCCCTTGACCCACAGCAGCTCGGTCTCCTCGCCGGTGACCGGGTCGGCGGAGGTGCCCTTGGCGGAGGTGTTGCCGCCGGCGTAGTTGGTGTTGCGGGGGTCGGCGCCCAGCGCGTTGGAGCGGGCCAGGAGCTCGGCGACGGCCGGGTTCGTCGGCGCTGCCGACGGGTCGGTGGTGGTCGATCCGGTCATGCTCAGGCTCCCCATCCCATCTGGTTGCCGCCGACGCGTTCCGCGGCGACCTTCTCCTCGTAGCCGCTGGCGCGGAACGCCTCGAAGGGCTCCGCGGGCAGGCCCTGCTCCTCGCGGAAGGCCGCG is part of the Brachybacterium ginsengisoli genome and encodes:
- a CDS encoding ABC transporter substrate-binding protein, whose product is MAFSRRAFMAGTGLAASSLVVTGCSAGGGGGAVTFLVDNDPNTIAATESLISAFNSSQTEHEFTMESRPGGTEGDNLVKTRLSTQDMPDAFSYNSGSLFQAIRPVQNLLDLSDQPWVKRLAEAFPASVTAEGKVYGAPHGGSNSGGIWYHKPTYEELGLEVPLTWDDFIANAQAAKSAGKHGVIQSYGDTYTSQFLVLADYHNVATANPDFADQYTANQVGFADDPAAFASFQHIEQIAKEGLLNEDYVSTTLEQAIAYLATGEGTHYPFFASGISEIKANHPEQLEDVGFFAMPGTDASTNGLTVWIPNGLYIPGTAENPDAAKAFLEFVTSAEGLGAMAEGSQPTGPYMVSDVPLPDDIPTAIAELQEYFDTEGATTPALEFVSPVKGPNLENILIELGTGSIDAKTAAERYDQDVEKQAQQLGLEGW
- a CDS encoding carbohydrate ABC transporter permease, which produces MALAVNPDIRSRPVDAPEPARRRSSYLAAAYPLWYYLPAALLFLVFFAVPTFASFFFSLTRWSLFDWEFIGLENFRQFLSEPQLIGSLRNTVVYAFLTSGAKVVLGMALGLLLTSEIRARGLLRSLVFFPVLVSTIGVGVMFTTMMHPTDGLLNTTLALVGIEGPKWLADPQLALISVALVDIWKGVGLATVIYMAGIVAVPSEYYEAARVDGSGGWSTFRHITLPLVRPATFTVITLSLIGGLRSFDLIWAMTSGGPGFASDVIASVVYKQYQAGFYGLSTAGNVIMFLVVMVIVLPLNYFMRRAEVDQ
- a CDS encoding carbohydrate ABC transporter permease gives rise to the protein MRNRIRVNLVSALTPVVFLIVFVVPFLLVLVNAVKDRQEASELNLSLPSSFHLVENLREVFEARDYMLVTAMVNSTVLTMTSVAGMVIVAAMVGFVLQRRRSRINGLVNAAVLMGLIVPPAVVPTIWVLQSIGLFKTLPGLILVEMTFGISFCVLLFRAFMSTVPKTLDEAAIIDGCGPLRLFFQVILPLLKPTVVTVIVVQSVAVFNDFVHPLYFLPGEKNATVQLTLYNFMSQYSTQWNLLFMNILLITIPPLLVFLFFNRQIVAGMTSGAVKG
- a CDS encoding LacI family DNA-binding transcriptional regulator; translation: MKDVARRAGVSVGTVSNVLNRPEIVSGDRRERVEAAISELGYVRNDAARQLKLGQSRTVGAIVLDSANPFYGQLVGGIEGAAEDSQLMVIAGSTGNREQRERLYLSLFEEQRVRGILLASTGGSAELVAAIRGRGTPVVLVESEPGAHGSSVRVDDIAGGRIAVEHLAGLGRRRIGVVAARQDLRQVADRLRGARAAAEAAGIGFEVIEAEDLSVLAGRTVGEAVVARPRAERPDAVFCVNDLLAVGVLQAFAFRHQVAVPEEIALVGYDDIAFARSTVVPLTSVSQPADLMGRTALALLEEEIASPEAPPRQVSFTPTLVERESTIG
- a CDS encoding rhamnulokinase; translation: MAGPTGAGPTGAERAAAPLGVAAVDLGATSGRVMLGVLEDGRIDLVPAHRFENRLVERDGHLSWDLDALWAEIRQGLADAHDLALVRGLPGLASIGVDSWAVDYGVVGPDGDAGDGALIGEVVAYRDSRTDGVAERVAQQVSRERQFALTGIAQQPFNTAYQLAAEDRLTDLPEGSTLLLVPDLVGFLLTGRRRTERTNASTTGLLAADGEDWKDELLDAVGADRSLFAPLIHPGEQLGTVRPELAERLGIGEVPVIAVGSHDTASAVLAVPSPGTGPVAYISSGTWSLIGLELDAPVLTEEARKAGFTNEGGVGGTVRLLKNVAGMWLVSESIRQWEEDGAHVDLADLLEAAAAVPGDRFRIDPTDPDFLAPGRMADRVTAAARPLAGEDEAPRTPAQLVRCILESLAETYREELHAACRLAEVPLPERLHVVGGGSRNALLNRLTAEALGIDVVAGPMEATALGNVALQCRALGAIADEPGAIRELVRASVELEEFVPGA
- a CDS encoding bifunctional aldolase/short-chain dehydrogenase, with the protein product MTGSTTTDPSAAPTNPAVAELLARSNALGADPRNTNYAGGNTSAKGTSADPVTGEETELLWVKGSGGDLGTLQEKGLAVLRLDRVRALADVYPGVEREDEMVGAFDYCLHGRGGAAPSIDTAMHALVDAPHVDHLHPDAGIALATAADGERLTRECFGDAVAWVPWRRPGFQLGLDIAAIKRENPQAIGCILGGHGITAWGETSQEAQANSLRIIAEATAFIERTGTAEPFGTHDGSRAALPEAERRAKASALFPVIRGLASTDAPMVGRWTDTEAVHEFLASEKLAPLAELGTSCPDHFLRTKVKPLVLDLPADAPVDDSVARLKELHEQYRADYSAYYERHAAPDSPAMRGADPAIVLVPGVGMFSFGADAQTARVAGEFYVNAIGVMRGAEAISTYSPIEESEKFRIEYWALEEAKLQRRPATKPLATRVALVTGGGSGIGKATAERLVAEGACVVIADLNLENAQATAEELGGRDRAVALRADVSDEQAVIAMVAEAVLAFGGLDLIVNNAGLSLSKPLLETTAKDWDLQHDVMARGSFLVSRETARVMIDQAMGGDIIYISSKNSVFAGPNNIAYSATKADQAHQVRLLAAELGGHQIRVNGINPDGVVRGSGIFAGGWGASRAKVYGVEEEKLGEYYAQRTLLKREVLPANVANAVFALTAGDLSHTTGLHIPVDAGVAAAFLR